The following coding sequences are from one Scomber japonicus isolate fScoJap1 chromosome 3, fScoJap1.pri, whole genome shotgun sequence window:
- the romo1 gene encoding reactive oxygen species modulator 1: MPVAVGPYGQTQPSCVDRVKMGFMMGFAVGMAAGAMFGTFSCLRIGMRGRELMGGVGKTMMQSGGTFGTFMAIGMGIRC; the protein is encoded by the exons aTGCCGGTGGCTGTAGGTCCGTATGGCCAGACCCAGCCCAGCTGTGTTGATCGGGTCAAAATGGGCTTCATGATGGGGTTCGCAGTAGGAATGGCTGCTGGTGCCATGTTCGGCACGTTCTCCTGTCTCCG gaTCGGCATGCGAGGCAGGGAGCTAATGGGAGGAGTAGGGAAGACCATGATGCAGAGCGGAGGGACGTTCGGTACGTTCATGGCCATCGGTATGGGAATCCGCTGCTGA